A DNA window from Chryseobacterium sp. MEBOG06 contains the following coding sequences:
- a CDS encoding YicC family protein: MILSMTGFGRAEDVFEGKKITIDIKSLNSKSFDLNIKIPLRYKEKEFEIRKILNDRIIRGKVDCYVNLENLEESNDVKINKNLIDSYVKELRNIASDGPDFEYLKMAVRLPDAITSRPDELTEGEWEALAKIVHAAVDRFEEFRKTEGSILHEELNRNIQNIDKYLGEVIPFEEERIISVKERYQKSLKEFENVDETRFYQEMAYFTEKLDISEEKVRLAQHLKYYKEVMDNESFNGKKLGFISQEIGREINTLGSKANHSAIQKLVVMMKDDLEKIKEQTLNVL, from the coding sequence ATGATTTTATCAATGACCGGATTCGGTAGAGCCGAAGATGTTTTTGAAGGAAAAAAAATTACAATAGATATTAAATCACTGAACAGTAAGAGCTTTGATTTAAATATTAAAATTCCTTTACGATATAAAGAAAAAGAATTTGAGATCAGAAAAATTCTTAACGATAGAATTATCCGTGGAAAAGTAGACTGCTACGTTAATCTGGAGAATCTTGAAGAGTCTAATGATGTAAAAATAAATAAAAACTTAATTGATTCTTATGTTAAAGAATTGAGAAATATTGCATCAGACGGTCCAGATTTCGAATACCTTAAAATGGCTGTAAGACTTCCTGATGCGATCACTTCCAGACCTGACGAACTTACAGAAGGTGAATGGGAAGCTTTGGCTAAGATCGTTCATGCTGCGGTAGACCGTTTCGAAGAATTCAGAAAAACTGAAGGCAGCATTTTACATGAAGAATTAAACAGGAATATCCAGAATATTGATAAATATCTTGGTGAGGTGATTCCTTTTGAAGAGGAAAGAATCATCAGTGTAAAAGAACGTTACCAAAAGTCGTTGAAAGAATTCGAGAATGTAGATGAGACCCGTTTCTATCAGGAAATGGCTTATTTTACAGAAAAATTGGATATTTCAGAAGAAAAGGTAAGACTTGCCCAGCACCTGAAATACTATAAAGAAGTAATGGATAATGAATCTTTCAATGGGAAAAAACTAGGTTTTATTTCTCAGGAAATCGGAAGAGAGATCAATACATTAGGTTCTAAAGCCAATCATTCCGCAATTCAGAAATTGGTGGTGATGATGAAAGATGATCTGGAAAAAATAAAAGAACAAACGTTAAACGTACTGTAG
- a CDS encoding glycosyltransferase family 2 protein — MISFSVLIANYNNGKYFKECYNSLMDQTYGNWEVVIIDDASTDDSVEIIQSLIKDNPRFKLYHNSTNQGCGFTKRECIKYAEGEICAFLDPDDALYPQALELTALEFYHRNDIVATYSQMMLCNEYLNPDKIYPGTKQIYNNQFFFNCPIQFAHFFAFKKEVYWKTSGINPKLKNAVDQDLYLKILEHGDIRYIKEPLYLYRLHSNGISQHNAKQSAKESFARVIHEAMKRRGLRKINNKNVPEKFTDSKEIYELLNYQTHKLHRLINKIKVSLNI; from the coding sequence GTGATAAGTTTCTCTGTACTTATAGCCAACTATAACAATGGAAAGTATTTTAAGGAGTGCTACAACTCTTTAATGGATCAAACCTATGGAAATTGGGAAGTTGTAATCATTGATGACGCCTCTACAGATGATTCGGTAGAAATTATACAATCACTGATCAAAGATAATCCGCGATTTAAGCTTTATCATAATTCAACAAATCAGGGATGTGGCTTCACCAAAAGGGAATGCATAAAATATGCAGAGGGAGAAATATGCGCCTTCTTAGACCCGGACGATGCACTTTATCCGCAAGCACTGGAACTGACCGCTCTTGAGTTCTATCATAGAAATGATATTGTAGCCACTTATTCGCAAATGATGCTATGTAATGAATACCTTAACCCAGATAAGATCTATCCAGGAACAAAACAAATTTATAACAATCAGTTTTTCTTCAATTGCCCAATCCAATTTGCCCATTTCTTTGCTTTCAAAAAAGAAGTTTATTGGAAAACATCGGGTATCAATCCTAAATTAAAAAATGCTGTAGATCAGGATCTTTATTTAAAAATTCTGGAACATGGCGACATCAGATACATCAAAGAACCTCTATACCTATACAGACTTCACTCTAATGGAATTTCTCAGCACAATGCCAAGCAAAGTGCAAAAGAATCCTTCGCAAGAGTGATTCATGAAGCTATGAAAAGAAGAGGTCTTCGAAAAATAAACAATAAAAACGTTCCAGAAAAATTTACAGATTCAAAAGAGATCTATGAACTGCTGAATTACCAAACTCACAAGCTTCATCGTTTGATTAACAAGATAAAAGTTTCTCTCAATATCTAG
- a CDS encoding RDD family protein, whose protein sequence is MKNILNIVEYNKATRGIRFLNYIIDLFVLIVINYIITNVFGILYELTSIELFYLYNHGGVFWELFIGNFNSLIYYFLMENYLNGRSVSKYITGTKVISIDGTKPSTQQIFYRSLSRIVPFDALSFLGMNGWHDSWSETRVVNIKNYETERQAKSEIDSLGKKEIA, encoded by the coding sequence ATGAAAAATATTTTAAATATTGTTGAATACAATAAGGCTACACGTGGAATCAGATTCCTCAATTATATTATTGATCTCTTTGTTTTGATAGTGATCAATTATATTATTACGAATGTTTTTGGTATTCTTTATGAACTAACATCTATCGAGCTCTTCTACTTATATAATCACGGAGGAGTTTTTTGGGAACTCTTTATTGGCAACTTTAACTCTCTTATTTATTATTTTCTGATGGAAAACTATCTAAATGGAAGAAGTGTTTCAAAATATATCACCGGAACCAAAGTAATCAGTATAGATGGGACAAAGCCAAGCACCCAGCAGATTTTTTATAGAAGTCTTTCCAGAATTGTACCATTTGATGCACTCTCATTTCTCGGTATGAATGGCTGGCATGACAGTTGGAGTGAAACAAGAGTTGTTAACATCAAAAATTATGAGACTGAAAGACAGGCAAAAAGCGAAATTGACTCTCTTGGAAAGAAAGAAATTGCTTAA
- the nadA gene encoding quinolinate synthase NadA, with translation MSTETLEKAKSAIPVRGFLDIKDIAIPQGEELVKAILKLKEEKNAVILAHYYQPGEIQDIADFLGDSLQLARQAKDTNADMIVFCGVHFMAEAAKILNPTKKVVLPDTMAGCSLADGCSGEGLRKMREQHPDALIATYINCNAETKAESDIIVTSSNAETVIEALPKDRPIIFAPDKNLGRYLSKKTGRDMILWDGSCVVHEAFSMERIAKQLAENPDAKLIAHPESEETVLKLAHFIGSTSALLDYVQKDECQKFIIATEEGILHEMRKRAPHKELIPALVFDESCNCSECFYMKRNTMEKLYLCMKYELPEILIDEELRLRALKPIEAMLDLSKSIK, from the coding sequence ATGAGTACCGAAACATTAGAAAAAGCTAAATCTGCAATTCCTGTGAGAGGATTTCTGGATATAAAAGATATAGCCATTCCTCAGGGAGAAGAGTTGGTAAAAGCCATTCTGAAATTGAAAGAGGAGAAAAACGCTGTCATTCTTGCCCATTATTACCAACCGGGAGAGATCCAGGATATCGCTGATTTCCTTGGAGATTCTTTACAGCTGGCAAGACAGGCAAAAGATACAAATGCTGATATGATTGTATTCTGCGGGGTACATTTCATGGCAGAAGCAGCAAAAATCCTGAATCCAACTAAAAAAGTAGTTCTTCCAGATACCATGGCAGGATGCTCTCTGGCTGATGGATGTTCGGGAGAAGGTTTGAGAAAAATGCGTGAGCAGCACCCTGATGCTTTAATTGCCACCTACATCAACTGTAATGCGGAAACCAAAGCCGAAAGTGATATCATTGTAACCAGCTCCAATGCGGAAACAGTAATTGAAGCCCTTCCAAAGGACAGACCTATTATTTTTGCACCGGATAAAAACCTGGGAAGATACCTTTCTAAAAAAACCGGACGTGACATGATTCTTTGGGATGGAAGCTGTGTAGTACACGAAGCTTTTTCTATGGAAAGAATTGCCAAACAATTGGCAGAAAATCCAGATGCAAAGCTGATTGCACACCCTGAAAGTGAGGAAACGGTTCTGAAACTGGCTCACTTTATAGGTTCCACTTCTGCCCTGCTGGATTATGTACAAAAAGATGAATGCCAAAAATTCATTATTGCAACAGAAGAAGGAATTCTGCACGAAATGAGAAAACGTGCTCCTCACAAAGAATTGATTCCTGCATTAGTTTTTGACGAAAGCTGTAACTGTTCAGAATGTTTTTATATGAAACGTAATACAATGGAAAAATTGTACTTATGTATGAAATATGAACTTCCTGAGATTCTTATCGACGAAGAATTAAGGTTAAGAGCTTTGAAGCCTATTGAAGCCATGCTTGATCTTTCAAAGAGTATAAAATAA
- the miaA gene encoding tRNA (adenosine(37)-N6)-dimethylallyltransferase MiaA — MKNLISVVGPTGIGKTRLAIDLAQHFNTEVISCDSRQFFKEMKIGTAAPSEEELAEAPHHFIGNLSVEDYYSIGQYEEDALHKLNELFKDHDTVILVGGSMMYEKALIEGLHDLPEANAENQEKLQKIFEQEGIEKLQEILKELDPEYFNVVDLHNHRRLLRAIDIIWQTDKKYSEHIAVSQNGRDFRVIRIGIEAPREELYDRINRRVDIMMEKGLLDEVKGLEKFQGLTALNTVGYAELFKYFDGEWDLDFAVSEIKKNSRRYAKRQLTWYRKADDIHYLQLGYSEKDFEDLLQWIAEQFQK, encoded by the coding sequence ATGAAAAATTTGATTTCTGTAGTAGGACCCACTGGGATTGGTAAAACGAGACTGGCAATTGATTTGGCTCAACATTTCAATACAGAAGTTATTTCCTGCGATTCCAGACAGTTTTTTAAAGAAATGAAAATAGGAACGGCAGCTCCTTCCGAGGAAGAACTTGCGGAAGCTCCTCATCATTTTATTGGAAATCTTTCAGTTGAAGACTACTATTCTATAGGGCAGTATGAAGAAGATGCCCTGCACAAGCTCAATGAACTTTTTAAAGACCATGATACTGTCATTCTTGTGGGAGGAAGTATGATGTATGAAAAAGCACTGATTGAAGGGCTGCATGATCTGCCTGAAGCTAATGCTGAAAATCAGGAGAAACTTCAGAAAATTTTTGAGCAGGAAGGTATAGAAAAACTTCAGGAAATTTTAAAAGAGCTCGATCCTGAATATTTTAATGTCGTGGATCTTCACAATCACCGCAGGCTGCTAAGAGCAATTGATATTATCTGGCAGACGGATAAAAAATATTCTGAGCATATTGCGGTTTCCCAGAATGGCAGAGATTTTAGGGTAATCAGAATCGGAATTGAAGCTCCAAGAGAAGAACTGTATGACAGAATCAACAGAAGAGTGGATATAATGATGGAGAAAGGTCTGCTGGATGAGGTAAAAGGTCTTGAAAAATTCCAAGGTCTGACTGCTCTGAATACTGTGGGATATGCTGAACTGTTTAAATATTTTGATGGAGAATGGGATCTTGATTTTGCGGTTTCCGAAATCAAGAAAAACAGCCGGAGATATGCAAAACGTCAGCTGACATGGTATAGAAAGGCGGATGATATTCATTATTTGCAGTTGGGATACTCTGAAAAGGATTTTGAAGATTTGCTTCAATGGATTGCGGAGCAGTTTCAGAAGTAA
- a CDS encoding thioredoxin family protein: MKNYWDQGISFEEYLTIANKRLENPANQQEADYKQYYELGLQRMDRTVKKYIPDEEQLKELAAKNFDGNILIISEAWCGDASATVPALFKFFEGRNEVRVFLRDSDKSLINQFLTNGTESIPKVLILDKDFNVKNSWGPRPKYGYELLMKYKADPEAYPKETFYNDLQIYYAKNRGKDAVQEILDLI; this comes from the coding sequence ATGAAAAATTACTGGGATCAAGGAATTTCTTTTGAAGAATACCTTACAATTGCAAATAAAAGATTAGAAAATCCTGCCAACCAGCAGGAAGCTGACTATAAACAATATTACGAACTGGGTCTTCAGAGAATGGACAGAACGGTAAAGAAATACATTCCCGATGAAGAACAGCTGAAAGAACTGGCGGCAAAAAACTTTGACGGAAATATTTTAATTATTTCTGAAGCTTGGTGTGGTGATGCCAGTGCAACCGTACCTGCTCTTTTCAAATTCTTTGAAGGACGCAACGAAGTCCGGGTTTTCTTAAGAGACAGTGATAAAAGTTTAATCAACCAATTTTTGACCAACGGCACAGAATCTATTCCGAAAGTACTGATTCTTGATAAGGATTTTAATGTGAAAAATTCATGGGGCCCTCGTCCAAAATATGGATACGAGCTTTTAATGAAATATAAAGCAGATCCTGAAGCCTATCCAAAAGAAACCTTCTATAATGATCTGCAGATATATTATGCTAAAAACAGAGGGAAAGATGCTGTTCAGGAAATTTTAGACCTTATCTAA
- the aroC gene encoding chorismate synthase has protein sequence MFNTLGNLLSLTTFGESHGVAYGGIINNFPAGLTVDLDQVQYELNRRKPGQSAIVTQRKESDTVKFLSGIFDGKTTGTPIGFIIENENQKSKDYDHIAGAYRPSHADFTYDQKFGFRDHRGGGKSSARETMNWVVAGALAKQLLPDIEINAYVSSVGDIFCEKPYQALDFSKTESNDVRCPDAETAEKMIARIKEIKKEGNTIGGTITCVIKNVPVGIGEPIFSKLQAELAKAMLNINACKGFEYGSGFCGAKMTGKEHNDAFNTDFTTKSNLSGGIQGGISNGMDIYFRVAFKPVATILRPQDSIDKDGNPVIVEGKGRHDPCVVPRAVPVVESLAAFVLADLFLINKTRNINNF, from the coding sequence ATGTTCAATACATTAGGTAATCTTCTTAGTCTTACAACATTTGGAGAAAGTCACGGAGTGGCTTACGGTGGTATCATTAATAATTTTCCGGCAGGTTTAACGGTAGATCTTGATCAGGTTCAGTATGAGCTGAACCGAAGAAAACCCGGCCAGTCCGCAATCGTTACACAAAGAAAAGAAAGTGACACAGTAAAGTTTCTTTCAGGAATCTTTGATGGGAAAACAACAGGTACACCCATTGGTTTTATCATCGAAAACGAGAATCAGAAATCAAAAGATTATGACCATATTGCAGGTGCATATCGTCCAAGTCATGCAGATTTCACTTATGATCAGAAATTTGGTTTCAGAGACCATCGCGGCGGGGGAAAATCTTCAGCAAGAGAAACGATGAACTGGGTAGTGGCAGGAGCTCTTGCCAAGCAGCTTTTACCCGATATTGAAATCAATGCTTACGTTTCTTCCGTAGGTGATATTTTCTGTGAAAAACCCTATCAGGCTTTAGATTTTTCTAAAACTGAAAGCAATGATGTCCGTTGCCCTGATGCTGAGACTGCTGAAAAAATGATTGCCAGAATCAAAGAAATCAAAAAAGAAGGGAATACTATTGGCGGAACAATTACCTGTGTAATTAAAAATGTTCCAGTAGGAATTGGAGAACCTATATTCTCAAAACTTCAGGCTGAACTTGCAAAAGCAATGCTGAATATCAATGCCTGTAAAGGTTTTGAATACGGAAGCGGTTTCTGTGGTGCTAAAATGACAGGAAAAGAGCATAATGATGCTTTCAATACAGATTTTACTACAAAATCTAACCTTTCCGGTGGTATTCAGGGAGGAATTTCCAACGGGATGGATATTTATTTCCGTGTTGCATTCAAACCTGTGGCTACTATTCTAAGACCTCAGGACAGCATTGACAAAGATGGAAATCCTGTGATCGTAGAAGGAAAAGGACGTCATGATCCATGTGTGGTTCCCAGAGCAGTTCCTGTAGTGGAAAGCCTTGCAGCATTTGTATTGGCTGATCTGTTTCTGATCAATAAAACAAGAAACATCAACAATTTTTAA
- a CDS encoding glycine zipper domain-containing protein: MNKIVLAGILSVFLLTACKKDDRTAEKSLEEQKLEFQARQLDIEKQKLAIEKERLVYEVQKKADSISETKKAKATAESNSKPQVIRETRTVYRDRNSNSGNNGAYADNGNSASQGTTKKKGMSKAAKGTIIGTVGGAAVGAIVAKNNRGLGAVIGGVVGGATGYTIGRSKDRKDGRVQPR; encoded by the coding sequence ATGAACAAGATAGTATTAGCAGGGATTTTATCCGTTTTTTTATTAACGGCCTGCAAGAAAGATGACAGGACAGCTGAAAAGTCACTAGAAGAACAAAAGCTTGAGTTTCAAGCGAGACAGCTTGACATAGAAAAGCAAAAGCTAGCTATTGAAAAAGAAAGACTGGTATACGAAGTTCAGAAAAAGGCGGACAGTATCTCAGAAACTAAAAAAGCAAAGGCTACCGCTGAAAGTAATTCAAAACCACAGGTAATCAGAGAAACAAGAACTGTATACAGAGACAGAAATTCCAATTCAGGAAACAATGGTGCGTATGCAGATAATGGAAACAGCGCTTCACAAGGAACTACTAAAAAGAAGGGTATGAGTAAAGCAGCCAAAGGAACTATCATTGGGACCGTAGGAGGTGCGGCTGTAGGTGCCATTGTTGCGAAGAACAACAGAGGTTTAGGTGCTGTAATCGGAGGTGTAGTAGGTGGTGCTACAGGTTATACAATCGGTAGATCAAAAGATAGAAAAGACGGAAGAGTACAACCCCGCTAG
- a CDS encoding bacteriocin-like protein encodes MKTIKKLSREEKKNISGGFTDVQIEACGGEQFVCFRGGGAWGCWRKPGGTCYAPMV; translated from the coding sequence ATGAAAACAATTAAAAAATTATCCAGAGAAGAAAAGAAAAATATCAGTGGCGGCTTCACTGATGTTCAGATTGAAGCTTGCGGCGGTGAGCAATTTGTGTGCTTCCGTGGCGGCGGTGCCTGGGGATGCTGGAGAAAGCCCGGAGGAACATGTTATGCTCCAATGGTGTAA
- a CDS encoding LIC_10190 family membrane protein has protein sequence MISILLSSILMIAVLAGWGKLMDLISGELIQGISGKILSGILGISLVWTVISFFTPLTIYIEIPTLLLGLFSFFKNKLHQEFYRFSKKNYYLGGFASFIIVLGGSYYPYILDHFGYYIPTIKWITEYGLIKGISNLDLTLGQMSVWHIFQAGFSNFSDPFLRMNTILLIIYSIYSIEKKNWIHFCFLPVLLLFSQSPSPDLPVMIFSLIILNEIITGNKNILLLFAFSVFVFTIKPTMIWLPILVFLCSLFIFKSNFKKLLLGAGILLLFFIKNMWTFGYPIFPVAIGDWGLSWKPNPEVLKISSQYAILKTYDMQYSYEEIQQFSVYEYIKNWFFLEGIKSVINILFILSLIVFSVFACIKKRKLITLICISLLIKSVLILFFSAQYRFFIDVFFVIFFVMCYEYFNKRKSIIVFSVFSVFIISIISFPNLIQKYIPSFRPGNFMVGFEKEQLYQPSTYEYHQFDNYKVGNLKFNVSKDYPYSFDTPLPSISPSYINDDNKAGIFPQLIDKKDIRKGFIWKRMNSDEKKEAEKVINNIENTDK, from the coding sequence ATGATATCCATTCTCCTTTCTTCTATTCTTATGATTGCGGTCTTAGCAGGCTGGGGAAAACTCATGGATTTAATTTCAGGAGAGTTAATTCAGGGAATTTCCGGGAAAATTCTATCTGGAATACTGGGAATAAGTCTGGTATGGACCGTGATTTCTTTTTTCACTCCATTAACCATCTATATAGAAATTCCCACGCTACTACTGGGATTATTTTCTTTTTTCAAGAATAAGCTTCATCAGGAATTCTATAGGTTTTCAAAAAAAAACTATTATCTGGGGGGATTCGCTTCTTTTATTATTGTATTGGGGGGATCTTATTACCCTTATATATTAGATCATTTTGGTTATTATATTCCTACAATCAAGTGGATAACAGAATATGGATTAATTAAAGGAATCTCAAACCTGGATCTTACTTTGGGACAAATGTCGGTCTGGCATATTTTTCAGGCTGGATTTTCAAATTTTTCGGATCCATTTTTAAGGATGAACACGATTCTGCTGATTATTTATTCCATCTATAGTATTGAAAAGAAAAACTGGATACATTTTTGTTTTCTTCCTGTTCTTCTGTTATTTTCACAATCTCCAAGTCCCGATCTTCCTGTGATGATCTTTTCCCTGATTATTTTAAATGAAATCATCACAGGAAATAAAAATATACTTCTTCTCTTTGCCTTTTCAGTTTTTGTGTTTACTATAAAACCAACTATGATATGGCTTCCCATATTGGTTTTCCTCTGTTCTCTTTTTATATTCAAATCAAATTTCAAGAAACTTTTATTAGGAGCGGGCATCCTTCTTCTATTCTTCATAAAAAATATGTGGACCTTTGGTTACCCAATCTTTCCAGTAGCTATAGGTGATTGGGGACTGTCATGGAAACCTAATCCGGAAGTTTTAAAAATCTCATCTCAATATGCCATTCTGAAAACATATGACATGCAGTATTCTTATGAAGAAATTCAGCAATTTTCAGTCTACGAGTATATTAAAAACTGGTTCTTCCTTGAAGGGATCAAATCAGTCATCAACATTCTTTTTATTCTGAGCCTTATTGTTTTTTCTGTATTTGCCTGCATCAAAAAAAGAAAGCTTATTACTTTAATATGTATTTCATTACTGATAAAAAGTGTGCTTATACTATTTTTTTCAGCTCAATACAGATTTTTCATAGATGTATTTTTTGTCATCTTTTTCGTAATGTGTTATGAGTACTTTAATAAAAGAAAATCAATCATCGTTTTTTCAGTGTTCAGTGTATTCATTATTTCAATAATATCTTTCCCAAACCTTATTCAAAAATATATTCCAAGCTTCAGACCTGGAAATTTTATGGTGGGATTTGAAAAAGAACAGCTTTATCAACCTTCAACCTACGAATACCATCAATTCGATAATTATAAAGTCGGCAATTTAAAATTCAATGTTTCCAAAGACTATCCTTATAGCTTTGATACACCATTGCCTTCTATTTCCCCTAGCTATATTAATGACGATAACAAGGCGGGAATTTTCCCTCAGCTTATTGATAAAAAAGACATCAGAAAAGGATTTATCTGGAAGAGAATGAATTCTGATGAAAAAAAGGAGGCAGAAAAAGTGATCAATAATATCGAAAACACTGATAAATAG
- the gmk gene encoding guanylate kinase produces the protein MDKVIIFSAPSGSGKTTLVKYSLETFPELEFSISCTTRQPRGSEIHAVDYHFLTPDEFRQKISENAFVEYEEVYTDKYYGTLKSEVEKIWNQGKVVIFDVDVKGGISLKKYFGEKALSIFIEPPSIEELERRLISRNTDDAETIQTRVAKAEEEMSYAAEFDKIVINADLDIAKKEIESLIKSFIESN, from the coding sequence ATGGATAAAGTAATTATATTTTCAGCACCATCGGGGAGCGGAAAAACTACATTGGTAAAATATTCTTTAGAAACATTTCCTGAACTGGAATTTTCTATTTCCTGTACTACAAGACAGCCGAGAGGAAGTGAAATTCATGCAGTGGATTATCATTTTTTAACACCTGATGAATTCAGACAGAAAATCTCCGAAAATGCTTTTGTGGAATATGAGGAAGTTTATACTGATAAATATTACGGTACTTTAAAATCCGAGGTAGAAAAAATCTGGAATCAGGGAAAAGTTGTTATTTTTGATGTAGATGTAAAAGGAGGTATTTCTCTGAAAAAATATTTTGGAGAAAAAGCGTTGTCTATTTTTATAGAACCCCCTTCCATCGAAGAACTGGAACGCAGATTGATTTCAAGAAACACAGATGATGCAGAAACCATCCAAACCCGTGTAGCAAAGGCAGAAGAAGAAATGTCTTATGCAGCCGAGTTTGACAAGATCGTAATTAATGCTGATCTTGATATAGCTAAAAAAGAAATAGAAAGTTTAATAAAAAGTTTTATAGAAAGCAATTAG
- the folB gene encoding dihydroneopterin aldolase has translation MSKIYLEDVKIYAYHGVLPEENIIGTYYILNVELHTDLWKAAESDDLSDTISYADINDILHHEMKVKSKLLEHVAGRIISKIQNSFAQISYIKLKITKTAPPMQGEMKGASIELEKSFKPEN, from the coding sequence ATGAGCAAAATATATCTTGAAGATGTAAAAATATATGCCTACCATGGTGTTCTTCCTGAAGAAAACATTATCGGAACGTATTACATTCTTAATGTGGAACTTCATACCGATCTTTGGAAAGCCGCAGAATCTGATGATCTGAGTGATACGATAAGCTATGCAGACATTAATGATATTCTACATCATGAAATGAAAGTAAAATCAAAGCTTCTGGAACATGTTGCAGGAAGGATCATTTCAAAGATTCAAAACAGCTTTGCACAGATCAGCTATATTAAATTAAAAATTACCAAAACCGCTCCCCCGATGCAGGGTGAGATGAAAGGCGCCAGTATTGAACTGGAAAAGAGCTTTAAACCGGAAAATTAG
- a CDS encoding DUF4403 family protein, producing the protein MKSATLLFLVIFINAFGQTGVDNQLASYNFPKIRSSITMPVTIPLSELSNMINASVKDLIYQDDSYTDNNNDQFKVKVWKTRPIRLVGGTSQNLLIEVPLKIWAEKGIGTLGVYTYQNTTFETVMSFNTTVTFKNNWTITTNTQPNGFRWVTKPVLDYGKIQIPITSIVEKSLKEQQEKFCKTIDQQMATQLNFQQYALMAWNTFLQPFNISEEYNTWLKVSPISVNITPLKFYANQINATLGVDIYSETFTGSKPAASLPVTTVSNFNPTPTVADNFVLQTTANIPFTEASSMARKTFLNKEFDIRDSKVKVTDIRVYGVDNRVVIEAQTDGYIKGTSIISGIPVYDEAKRKIVLSETKFKLKTTNILYKTASLLFQGKIVKMIEEEYGIPTQELEETSRKSIEDAFNKEYYKGLKMNGKVFNLKPSKILLSDTGITAVIDTNASLKLLVNGF; encoded by the coding sequence TTGAAATCCGCTACACTATTATTTCTAGTAATTTTTATCAATGCTTTCGGCCAGACCGGTGTTGATAATCAATTGGCAAGCTATAACTTTCCAAAGATCAGATCAAGTATTACTATGCCGGTAACAATTCCCCTTTCGGAACTAAGCAATATGATCAATGCTTCTGTAAAAGATCTTATTTATCAGGATGACTCTTATACAGATAATAATAACGATCAGTTTAAAGTGAAAGTATGGAAAACAAGACCTATCCGTCTTGTAGGAGGAACCAGCCAGAATCTTCTGATTGAAGTCCCTTTAAAAATATGGGCAGAAAAAGGCATTGGTACTTTGGGGGTATATACCTATCAGAATACAACGTTTGAAACGGTAATGTCTTTTAATACGACAGTTACTTTTAAAAATAACTGGACTATTACTACCAATACACAGCCTAATGGATTCCGATGGGTTACAAAACCTGTACTTGACTATGGAAAAATACAGATTCCTATTACTTCTATTGTTGAAAAGAGCCTAAAAGAACAACAGGAAAAATTCTGCAAAACCATAGATCAGCAGATGGCTACCCAGCTGAATTTTCAGCAATATGCTTTAATGGCATGGAATACCTTTCTGCAGCCCTTCAATATTTCGGAGGAATATAATACTTGGCTGAAAGTAAGCCCCATAAGCGTCAATATTACTCCTTTAAAATTCTATGCAAATCAGATTAATGCCACCTTAGGAGTTGACATCTATTCCGAGACTTTTACCGGAAGTAAGCCGGCAGCTTCTTTACCGGTAACAACAGTTTCAAATTTTAATCCCACTCCTACCGTTGCAGATAATTTTGTTTTGCAGACCACGGCCAATATTCCTTTTACGGAAGCAAGCAGCATGGCCAGAAAAACGTTTTTAAATAAAGAATTTGATATACGTGACTCTAAGGTAAAAGTAACCGATATAAGAGTGTATGGTGTTGATAACAGAGTGGTTATTGAAGCACAGACTGATGGGTATATAAAAGGAACCTCTATTATTTCCGGAATTCCTGTCTATGATGAAGCTAAAAGAAAAATTGTTTTATCAGAAACCAAGTTTAAGCTGAAAACCACTAATATTTTATATAAAACAGCCTCTCTTCTATTTCAGGGGAAAATTGTAAAAATGATTGAAGAGGAATACGGTATCCCAACACAGGAACTGGAAGAAACCTCAAGAAAGAGCATTGAAGATGCTTTTAATAAAGAATATTATAAAGGATTAAAGATGAACGGAAAAGTTTTCAATCTTAAACCCAGTAAAATTTTGCTAAGCGACACAGGAATTACTGCTGTTATTGACACCAATGCTTCGCTAAAACTACTTGTCAACGGATTTTAA